The Ruania alba genome has a window encoding:
- a CDS encoding glycoside hydrolase family 172 protein — protein MSTHPVRYGSYGSSLRDLPRLRDHRRLRVSSWDQTGGNDDRLTVRSGEARTLADITGAGSINHIWITVAPAAGDGPDSKDKDYLRKLVLRIFWDGAETPSVLVPLGDFFGVGHARTVNFASLPLQMSPENGKGLNSFFQMPFADGARLEITSECEQDVYFYYYIDYDAFDELEDGLGRFHASWNRENPTDGTSEEGRSNAEHLFGGENTTGAGNYTILETTGRGHFVGCVLNVTNLRHTSEWNWYGEGDDMIFVDGESWPPSLHGTGTEDYFNTAWCPSQSYSSLYHGITLPGGENWSGQISLYRFHIEDPVTFRESIRVTIEHGHDNRRSDDLSSTAYWYQAEPATHLSLPPVADRLPRLG, from the coding sequence ATGAGCACTCACCCGGTGCGCTACGGCAGCTATGGATCGAGCCTGCGTGACCTGCCCCGGCTCCGCGACCATCGCCGGCTGCGCGTGTCCAGCTGGGACCAGACCGGCGGCAACGACGATCGCCTCACGGTCCGTTCCGGCGAGGCCCGCACACTGGCCGACATCACCGGTGCCGGGTCGATCAACCACATCTGGATCACCGTCGCGCCGGCAGCGGGAGACGGTCCGGACTCCAAGGACAAGGACTACCTGCGCAAGCTCGTCCTGCGGATCTTCTGGGACGGCGCCGAAACCCCGAGCGTGCTGGTGCCGCTCGGTGACTTCTTCGGCGTCGGCCATGCCCGTACGGTGAACTTCGCGTCCCTGCCGCTGCAGATGAGCCCGGAGAACGGGAAGGGCCTGAACTCGTTCTTCCAGATGCCCTTCGCCGACGGCGCCCGGCTGGAGATCACCAGCGAATGTGAACAGGACGTCTACTTCTACTACTACATCGACTACGACGCCTTCGACGAGCTCGAGGACGGGCTCGGCCGCTTCCACGCGAGCTGGAACCGGGAGAACCCCACCGACGGCACCTCCGAGGAGGGTCGCAGCAACGCCGAGCACCTGTTCGGTGGCGAGAACACCACCGGCGCGGGCAACTACACGATCCTGGAGACGACCGGCCGCGGTCACTTCGTCGGTTGCGTGCTGAACGTGACGAACCTGCGCCACACCAGCGAGTGGAACTGGTATGGCGAAGGAGACGACATGATCTTCGTCGACGGCGAGTCCTGGCCACCGAGCCTGCACGGCACCGGCACCGAGGACTACTTCAACACCGCATGGTGCCCTTCCCAGAGCTACAGCTCGCTCTATCACGGGATCACTCTGCCTGGTGGGGAGAACTGGTCCGGGCAGATCTCGTTGTACCGCTTCCACATCGAGGATCCGGTCACTTTCCGCGAGTCGATCCGCGTCACCATCGAGCACGGGCACGACAACCGACGCAGTGACGACCTTTCCTCGACCGCCTACTGGTACCAGGCCGAGCCGGCCACCCACCTGTCGCTCCCGCCGGTGGCCGACCGGCTGCCGAGGCTGGGATGA
- a CDS encoding DUF4185 domain-containing protein: MKGARSVRFGAVALAAVALMVTACTPGPGGDASGTPAVPSGTPADGEFLITGIENVTQVAQLTGPDSTINDTEAVAVAGTDLGSMFNDGERTYVVFGDTFGTREPDAFGGGGGNWRSNALAWTPDDDPTDGITFEDWARDDVGLALEVIPGEHDANNGEGEVTKIPTHGFVVEDALYLQYMSVNFWGEAGQWDANHAGLARSTDDGATWETLDDPQWPGDSGFVQVSAAHVAEEGEDYLYLWSIPSGRFGGVQLMKVPATTDAVEDLGAYEYFAGTDADGGPLWSQEMGEAETIVDAPVGEISVMYHPELDRWLMSTLRNEDAVLFEGLTPWGPWSQPHTISTQAENPGLYSPYLNPRYVSDDGSTLYFSLSLWGPYNVFWYSADLVTQ; this comes from the coding sequence ATGAAGGGAGCCCGCAGTGTCCGATTCGGTGCCGTCGCTCTCGCTGCGGTCGCGCTGATGGTGACCGCGTGTACGCCGGGTCCGGGCGGGGATGCCTCCGGCACACCGGCTGTGCCGTCGGGGACCCCGGCCGATGGTGAGTTCCTGATCACGGGTATCGAGAACGTCACCCAGGTCGCCCAGCTCACCGGACCCGACTCTACGATCAACGACACCGAGGCAGTCGCGGTGGCCGGCACCGACCTCGGGTCCATGTTCAACGACGGCGAACGCACCTACGTCGTCTTCGGCGACACCTTCGGCACCCGCGAGCCGGACGCCTTCGGTGGTGGCGGTGGCAACTGGCGCTCGAACGCGCTGGCCTGGACCCCTGACGACGACCCCACCGATGGGATCACGTTCGAGGACTGGGCGAGGGACGACGTCGGACTGGCGCTCGAGGTGATCCCCGGCGAGCACGATGCCAACAACGGTGAGGGAGAGGTGACGAAGATCCCCACCCACGGGTTCGTCGTCGAGGATGCCCTCTACCTGCAGTACATGTCAGTGAATTTCTGGGGCGAGGCCGGGCAGTGGGACGCCAACCACGCCGGGCTCGCCAGGTCCACCGATGACGGCGCCACCTGGGAGACCCTGGACGATCCGCAGTGGCCGGGGGACTCCGGCTTCGTGCAGGTCTCCGCGGCGCACGTGGCCGAGGAGGGTGAGGACTACCTGTACCTCTGGTCCATCCCCTCCGGGAGGTTCGGCGGCGTGCAGCTGATGAAGGTGCCTGCCACCACCGATGCCGTCGAAGACCTCGGTGCCTACGAGTACTTCGCGGGTACCGACGCCGACGGAGGGCCTCTCTGGTCGCAGGAGATGGGCGAGGCGGAGACGATCGTCGATGCGCCCGTCGGCGAGATCTCCGTGATGTACCACCCCGAGCTGGACCGATGGTTGATGAGCACACTGCGCAACGAGGACGCGGTCTTGTTCGAAGGGCTCACCCCGTGGGGCCCGTGGAGCCAGCCGCACACGATCAGCACCCAGGCCGAGAACCCCGGTCTGTACAGCCCCTACCTCAATCCGCGCTACGTGAGCGACGACGGCAGCACGCTCTATTTCTCGCTGTCCCTGTGGGGGCCATACAACGTCTTCTGGTACAGCGCCGATCTGGTCACTCAATAA